tgaagaagaatggTTTCGGTCGATCTTTGCGAattcaaagaaggaagaagcaatTCAAAACCAATATGAATTCTTTGTGCAAAGAATGGGCGGTCCACCACTGTATTCCCAGAGGAAAGGTATTTTTCCTGCTTTCCTATTAGTGTCGTGTAGCGATTCGCATTTCCATTTGAGGCTACCAAGATGTGGTGATGTCCATCGTAATGGTCTGTAGAACAATTTGAACATGTCGGTACAGCTATCAGATGAGATTACGTGTCTACACAGTTAGAAGTCGCAGTGGCTTCCAGCTTTGAAAGTCGAGGCTTCAAGAAACAAGTAGAGATTTTACTAAAGTCATGTTTAACCTCTCCTCCTATGATTCATGTCTATATGTTTCAAGCCTTTTGTAGCATTTTCTGTTTCTGAAGAGTTTGATGTAGTTGTGTCTGATTTACATTGAGCATCTTTGACATGGTTGGGACAAGTCTCGTTTCTCTGAAGCTCATTTGGTTTATTCTATTTAGAGAACTCATTCTTTTGATCTGATTTTGTCCCCATTCAGGGATATTGATGACTGAATCCCCGTTACTTTAATGACACTAATCTTGGACTACAGCTAAACATGTTTATTTCAAACATTGCTGATTCGGCAGGTCATCCTGCATTAATTGGGCGCCATCGACCCTTTCCTGTCACCCGTCAAGCAGCGGAAAGGTGGTTGCATCACATGCAACAAGCACTAGACAGCATTGCTGAAATTGACGATGACTCAAAGACTAAGATGATGAACTTTTTCAGGTGAAAAACTTTTgaacttccttttcttctggATGTTAATCCTCACTTGTAGCAAGACTAAATATATCTTTGTAATTATGCTGATAGGCACACAGCATTCTTTCTTGTGGCTGGCGATGAGTtgaagaatcaaaaccaacaagTTCCATGTAAGCATGCGGCCAGCAAACCAGCTGCTGCTTGAAGTTTGGATGATAGAGTACACTCTCCTCCAATTTAGTTAGAAAATTGAGATTATAATCATCTCCAATGTAGCAGAACCGGATAAGACTGTAATAGAAGTATGCTGAAAGCTCATTTATCAATATCATTGGGTCTAGAACGTTGAAAGAGCTTTTGCTGTCTTTGTCAACAGACAGAAAAGGTCTTGCAGAATGAATTGTATCAGGTCAATCTCTCGT
This genomic stretch from Eucalyptus grandis isolate ANBG69807.140 chromosome 3, ASM1654582v1, whole genome shotgun sequence harbors:
- the LOC104437748 gene encoding two-on-two hemoglobin-3 — translated: MQSLQEKAAQWSGVDQEDAFAIDGTNLFEKLGLPTFVNLSTNFYTRVYDDEEEWFRSIFANSKKEEAIQNQYEFFVQRMGGPPLYSQRKGHPALIGRHRPFPVTRQAAERWLHHMQQALDSIAEIDDDSKTKMMNFFRHTAFFLVAGDELKNQNQQVPCKHAASKPAAA